One genomic segment of Amycolatopsis sp. WQ 127309 includes these proteins:
- a CDS encoding helix-turn-helix transcriptional regulator, producing METIALAEVAAVLADPSRATMCLVLLDGRAWTVGELAKAAGIALSTASEHVTRLVGAGFVARVKQGRASYVRIADPRVAELIEHLAQHAEHRPVTGLRSSVRVRRLGFARTCYDHLAGQVGVALRDGMLAAGLVSTDAGLTLTGRGQEVLAELGVPVPDGRRALLRDCLDWTERRDHLAGSLPAALLGKAVDAGWVAAEGHRAVKVLPAAEKPFAALGVDLALLRP from the coding sequence ATGGAGACGATCGCGCTGGCGGAGGTGGCCGCGGTGCTCGCCGACCCGAGCCGCGCCACCATGTGCCTCGTCCTGCTGGACGGGCGGGCGTGGACGGTCGGCGAGCTGGCCAAGGCGGCCGGGATCGCGCTGTCGACGGCGAGTGAGCACGTCACTCGGCTGGTCGGCGCCGGGTTCGTCGCCCGCGTGAAGCAGGGGCGGGCCAGTTACGTCCGGATCGCCGACCCGCGCGTCGCCGAGCTGATCGAGCACCTGGCCCAGCACGCCGAGCACCGGCCGGTGACCGGGCTCAGGTCGTCGGTGCGGGTGCGGCGGCTCGGGTTCGCGCGCACCTGCTACGACCACCTGGCCGGGCAGGTCGGCGTCGCGCTGCGTGACGGCATGCTCGCCGCCGGGCTGGTCAGCACCGACGCCGGGCTGACGCTGACCGGCCGCGGCCAGGAGGTGCTCGCCGAGCTGGGCGTGCCGGTGCCGGACGGGCGGCGCGCCCTGCTGCGCGACTGTCTGGATTGGACGGAGCGCCGCGATCACCTCGCCGGGTCGCTGCCCGCGGCGTTGCTCGGCAAGGCCGTCGACGCCGGCTGGGTCGCCGCCGAAGGCCATCGCGCGGTGAAGGTGCTGCCCGCGGCTGAGAAACCGTTCGCCGCGCTCGGCGTCGATCTGGCGTTGCTCCGGCCTTAA
- a CDS encoding penicillin-binding transpeptidase domain-containing protein, whose protein sequence is MSPGRKRGILIGGALAVVAVVVAAFFLLNSGSAPEAAAGPGETAVESPGALDPNSAITEYLQDFAENNPDAAARLTDDNTAAAVALRDARNTLQPSALSAKLTVLQPTPAGAKQTSGTYHLAWTLKDRQVWSYDVPFTLAQAGGKWLVHWAPALLHPKLEAGQRLAISTAVQDSTAVADRDGKPLIISGAGGLRPADGNPAPLLRSALLGQATAAAGTGFAVVRTDTGGKNLETLFGKASDEGAKPLTSSLSVGAQQSAQAAVDGYSGSAMLVALDSGSGDILAVAQNAAAGLSPKALNGLYEPGSSFKIATSVAAIQQSGLNAASPVDCPGVATIGTRTVKNEGFELGATNLQTAFARSCNTTFGQLALNLPADGLVKAANELGLNADYEIPGLKTELGKVEPAASKDEQVEDGFGQGRIQASALGGAMMAATVASGKAITPKLWHDLDTVVVKGYSPPPASVLGEVRKMMRAVVTSGTGKAAAGAGSVFGKTGTAQFGDGQQATGWFVGYRGNVAFAVVLENSNDSGPAVQLAAKFLKGV, encoded by the coding sequence ATGAGTCCTGGCAGAAAACGCGGCATTCTCATCGGCGGCGCGCTGGCGGTGGTCGCGGTCGTGGTGGCGGCGTTCTTCCTGTTGAACAGCGGGAGTGCGCCCGAAGCGGCCGCCGGCCCGGGTGAGACGGCCGTCGAAAGCCCCGGCGCGCTCGACCCGAACTCGGCGATCACCGAGTACCTGCAGGATTTCGCCGAGAACAACCCAGACGCCGCGGCCCGGCTGACCGACGACAACACGGCGGCGGCGGTGGCGCTGCGGGACGCGCGCAACACGCTCCAGCCGTCGGCGCTGTCCGCGAAGCTGACCGTGCTGCAGCCGACCCCGGCCGGGGCGAAGCAGACGAGCGGGACCTACCACCTGGCCTGGACGCTGAAGGATCGTCAGGTCTGGTCCTACGACGTGCCGTTCACGCTGGCCCAGGCCGGCGGCAAGTGGCTCGTGCACTGGGCGCCGGCGCTGCTGCACCCGAAGCTCGAAGCGGGCCAGCGGCTGGCGATCAGCACGGCCGTCCAGGACAGCACCGCCGTCGCCGACCGCGACGGCAAGCCGCTGATCATCAGCGGGGCCGGCGGCCTGCGCCCGGCCGACGGCAACCCGGCGCCGCTGCTGCGGTCCGCGTTGCTCGGCCAGGCCACGGCCGCGGCGGGCACCGGGTTCGCGGTCGTCCGCACCGACACCGGCGGCAAGAACCTGGAGACGCTCTTCGGGAAGGCGTCGGACGAGGGCGCGAAGCCGCTGACGTCGAGCTTGAGCGTGGGCGCGCAGCAGTCCGCGCAAGCCGCGGTCGACGGCTACTCCGGATCCGCGATGCTCGTCGCGCTCGACTCAGGCTCGGGCGACATCCTCGCCGTCGCGCAGAACGCGGCCGCCGGCCTCTCGCCGAAGGCCCTGAACGGGCTGTACGAGCCGGGGTCGTCGTTCAAGATCGCCACTTCGGTCGCGGCGATCCAGCAGAGCGGCCTCAACGCGGCCTCGCCGGTCGACTGCCCCGGCGTCGCGACGATCGGCACGCGCACGGTCAAGAACGAGGGCTTCGAGCTGGGCGCGACGAACCTGCAGACGGCGTTCGCGCGCTCCTGCAACACCACGTTCGGTCAGCTCGCGCTGAACCTGCCCGCGGACGGGCTCGTGAAAGCGGCGAACGAGCTGGGCCTCAACGCCGACTACGAGATCCCGGGCCTCAAGACCGAGCTCGGCAAGGTCGAGCCCGCGGCGAGCAAGGACGAGCAGGTCGAGGACGGGTTCGGCCAGGGCCGGATCCAGGCCAGCGCGCTCGGCGGCGCGATGATGGCCGCGACGGTCGCGAGCGGCAAGGCGATCACCCCGAAGCTGTGGCACGACCTCGACACCGTCGTCGTCAAGGGGTACTCGCCGCCGCCCGCGTCCGTGCTGGGCGAGGTCCGGAAGATGATGCGCGCGGTCGTCACCAGCGGCACCGGCAAGGCGGCGGCGGGCGCCGGGAGCGTGTTCGGCAAGACCGGCACCGCCCAGTTCGGCGACGGGCAGCAGGCCACCGGCTGGTTCGTCGGCTACCGCGGGAACGTCGCCTTCGCCGTCGTCCTGGAGAACTCGAACGACTCGGGACCGGCCGTCCAGCTGGCCGCGAAGTTCCTCAAGGGCGTCTGA
- the ileS gene encoding isoleucine--tRNA ligase, with amino-acid sequence MYPQAKLGDSAGVPSQPSFPELETHVLAYWESDRTFQASIDARPAGEHGDNEYVFYDGPPFANGLPHYGHLLTGYVKDLVPRYQTMKGRKVERRFGWDTHGLPAELEAMRQLGITETSEIEEMGIAKFNEASRESVLRYTGEWRDYVTRQARWVDFDNDYKTLDVTYMESVLWAFKRLWDKGLVYEGYRVLPYCWRDATPLSNHELGMDADVYRNRQDPAVTVGFRMEGNDNELDGTYLLIWTTTPWTLPSNLATAVHPEVQYVVVESENFPGKRFLLAEARVAAYARELGEEPAVVARYAGAQLLGNRYAPPFPYFTGTENAHRVLAADYVTTDDGTGVVHIAPAYGEEDKAVTDAAGIPPVTPVDAHGKFDDTVPDYAGQQVFDANPNIVRDLKNGTGSAGQQGSVLLRHETYDHSYPHCWRCRNPLIYRAVSSWFVAVTQFKDRMVELNQQITWYPENVKDGQFGKWLENARDWSVSRNRYWGTPIPVWQSDDPAHPRTDVYGSLDELEADFGVRLDNLHRPHIDELTRPNPDDPTGASTMRRVPDVLDVWFDSGSMPYAQVHYPFENAEWFEHHYPSDFIVEYIGQTRGWFYLLHVLATALFDRPAFRTCVSHGIVLGSDGAKMSKSLRNYPDVNEVFERDGSDAMRWYLMASPILRGGNLVVTDKGIRDAVRQAVLPLWNSYYFLALYANAEGVEGKWRTDSPHVLDRYVLAKTHELVTDVESAMDHYDVAGACQTVRDFLETLTNWYVRRSRDRFWAGDQDAIDTLHTVLEVTSRVAAPLLPLTTEVVWRGLTGGRSVHLSDWPNALDLPADAALVTAMDRVRQVASSALSLRKSNKLRVRLPLSSLVVAADDAESLGAFADILRDEVNVKAVELTADVAAHGGFEVAVNARAAGPRLGKDVQTVIKAVKAGDWSLQGGKVVAAGIELQEGEFDRRLVAKGGGAAAELPGGSGLVLIDTEVTPDLAAEGLVRDLVRVVQQARRDAGLDVADRIALGIDAPDDVVEAATRHEKFLASETLATSVTHGPVAEGFAGTVGDGTKVTVSVAKA; translated from the coding sequence ATGTACCCCCAGGCCAAGCTCGGCGACAGCGCCGGAGTGCCGTCGCAGCCGTCCTTCCCCGAGCTGGAGACCCACGTCCTCGCCTACTGGGAGAGCGACCGGACGTTCCAGGCGAGCATCGACGCGCGCCCCGCCGGCGAGCACGGTGACAACGAGTACGTCTTCTACGACGGCCCGCCGTTCGCCAACGGCCTGCCGCACTACGGCCACCTGCTCACCGGGTACGTCAAGGACCTGGTGCCGCGCTACCAGACGATGAAGGGCCGCAAGGTCGAGCGCCGCTTCGGCTGGGACACCCACGGCCTGCCCGCCGAGCTCGAGGCGATGCGCCAGCTCGGCATCACCGAGACGTCCGAGATCGAAGAGATGGGCATCGCGAAGTTCAACGAGGCTTCGCGCGAGTCCGTGCTGCGCTACACCGGCGAGTGGCGCGACTACGTCACCCGCCAGGCGCGCTGGGTCGACTTCGACAACGACTACAAGACGCTCGACGTCACCTACATGGAGTCGGTGCTGTGGGCGTTCAAACGCCTGTGGGACAAGGGACTCGTCTACGAGGGCTACCGCGTCCTGCCCTACTGCTGGCGCGACGCGACGCCGCTGTCCAACCACGAGCTGGGCATGGACGCCGACGTCTACCGCAACCGCCAGGACCCGGCCGTCACCGTCGGGTTCCGGATGGAAGGCAACGACAACGAGCTCGACGGCACCTACCTGCTGATCTGGACGACCACGCCCTGGACGCTGCCGTCGAACCTCGCCACCGCGGTGCACCCCGAGGTGCAGTACGTCGTCGTGGAGAGCGAGAACTTCCCCGGCAAGCGGTTCCTGCTCGCCGAAGCGCGCGTCGCCGCGTACGCGCGTGAGCTCGGCGAGGAACCGGCGGTCGTCGCGCGCTACGCCGGCGCGCAGCTGCTCGGGAACCGTTACGCACCACCGTTCCCGTACTTCACCGGCACCGAGAACGCGCACCGCGTGCTGGCGGCCGACTACGTCACCACCGACGACGGCACCGGCGTCGTGCACATCGCGCCCGCCTACGGTGAAGAGGACAAGGCCGTCACCGACGCCGCCGGGATCCCGCCGGTCACGCCGGTCGACGCGCACGGCAAGTTCGACGACACCGTGCCCGACTACGCCGGGCAGCAGGTGTTCGACGCCAACCCGAACATCGTCCGCGACCTCAAGAACGGCACGGGTTCGGCCGGGCAGCAGGGTTCCGTGCTGCTGCGCCACGAGACCTACGACCACTCCTACCCGCACTGCTGGCGCTGCCGGAACCCGCTGATCTACCGCGCGGTGTCGTCGTGGTTCGTCGCGGTGACGCAGTTCAAGGACCGGATGGTCGAGCTCAACCAGCAGATCACCTGGTACCCGGAGAACGTCAAGGACGGCCAGTTCGGCAAGTGGCTGGAGAACGCGCGCGACTGGTCGGTCTCGCGCAACCGTTACTGGGGCACGCCGATCCCGGTGTGGCAGTCGGACGACCCGGCCCACCCGCGCACCGACGTCTACGGCTCGCTCGACGAGCTGGAGGCCGACTTCGGCGTGCGGCTGGACAACCTGCACCGGCCCCACATCGACGAGCTGACCCGGCCGAACCCGGACGACCCGACGGGCGCGTCCACCATGCGCCGCGTCCCGGACGTCCTGGACGTCTGGTTCGACTCGGGCTCGATGCCCTACGCCCAGGTGCATTACCCGTTCGAGAACGCCGAGTGGTTCGAGCACCACTACCCGAGCGACTTCATCGTCGAGTACATCGGCCAGACCCGCGGCTGGTTCTACCTGCTGCACGTGCTGGCCACGGCGCTGTTCGACCGCCCGGCGTTCCGCACCTGCGTCTCGCACGGCATCGTGCTGGGCTCCGACGGCGCGAAGATGTCCAAGTCGCTGCGCAACTACCCGGACGTCAACGAGGTCTTCGAGCGCGACGGCTCCGACGCCATGCGCTGGTACCTGATGGCGAGCCCGATCCTGCGCGGCGGCAACCTGGTCGTCACCGACAAGGGCATCCGCGACGCCGTCCGCCAGGCCGTGCTGCCGCTGTGGAACTCGTACTACTTCCTCGCGCTGTACGCGAACGCCGAGGGCGTGGAAGGCAAGTGGCGCACCGATTCCCCGCACGTCCTCGACCGGTACGTGCTGGCGAAGACGCACGAGCTGGTCACCGACGTCGAGTCCGCGATGGACCACTACGACGTCGCGGGCGCGTGCCAGACCGTCCGGGACTTCCTGGAGACCCTGACCAACTGGTACGTCCGGCGCTCCCGCGATCGCTTCTGGGCGGGCGATCAGGACGCGATCGACACGCTGCACACGGTCCTGGAGGTGACGTCGCGGGTCGCGGCGCCGCTGCTGCCGCTGACCACCGAGGTGGTCTGGCGCGGGCTCACCGGCGGCCGCTCGGTGCACCTGAGCGACTGGCCGAACGCGCTCGACCTGCCCGCGGACGCGGCGCTGGTGACGGCGATGGACCGGGTCCGGCAGGTGGCGTCGTCGGCGCTGTCGCTGCGCAAGAGCAACAAGCTGCGCGTGCGGCTGCCGCTGTCGTCGCTGGTCGTGGCGGCCGACGACGCCGAGTCGCTGGGCGCCTTCGCCGACATCCTGCGCGACGAGGTGAACGTCAAGGCGGTCGAGCTGACCGCCGACGTCGCCGCGCACGGCGGGTTCGAGGTCGCGGTGAACGCGCGCGCCGCCGGGCCGCGGCTGGGCAAGGACGTCCAGACGGTGATCAAGGCGGTCAAGGCGGGGGACTGGTCGCTGCAGGGCGGCAAGGTCGTCGCGGCCGGGATCGAGCTGCAGGAAGGCGAGTTCGACCGGCGGCTGGTCGCCAAGGGCGGCGGCGCGGCGGCCGAGCTGCCCGGCGGCTCGGGGCTGGTGCTGATCGACACCGAGGTGACGCCGGACCTGGCGGCCGAAGGCCTGGTCCGCGACCTGGTCCGGGTCGTGCAGCAGGCCCGCCGAGACGCCGGCCTCGACGTCGCCGACCGGATCGCGCTCGGAATTGACGCGCCCGACGACGTCGTCGAAGCGGCTACGCGGCACGAGAAGTTCCTCGCCTCGGAGACGCTGGCGACGTCGGTGACCCACGGCCCGGTGGCCGAGGGCTTCGCCGGGACGGTCGGTGACGGCACGAAGGTGACCGTCTCGGTCGCCAAGGCCTGA
- a CDS encoding soluble NSF attachment family protein, translating into MDLSGAELVDLAARESLLGRATDAIWARFDELCPEPTGELLALRLMAAANRDDPAAASRDLERAAAVAEEAGNAVLAESARGARLLLLAPAAAETALEAVADRVAALGDAEGHSFALLRLATAHFARQDFPGAREVLDRAETPIHATGRPELAGLWLARQAVLSANLGDLPRAIELATEAAARYTEAGSPERTAHARLLAARFRRSQGDVEGAFAATTGIDAGTDLGIQAQVSRLRGKLARRLDRPEDAIAAFHSAITDFTAAGKPVDAAATRVDLARVYLDLDRPEDAAAAVTDAEPVLARAGAGRDLANGRMLLGHAYRALGRPEQALALFGAAAEYFAVASPAVAGEVREALADVLTELDRDAEAAAEYTRAAGHFEQAGLKSSELRTLRRALLSWLRDGDADRTLTALATADAAEPDPADPDAAWERAMTTFDGARVLSDLGHPAAAYTRATTAAAELRAIDATPMIAVAEFLCGQLLVELGKFAEAREKLTETLALLPDHASRKRRDVEALLAELPD; encoded by the coding sequence ATGGATTTGTCCGGCGCGGAGCTGGTCGACCTCGCCGCGCGCGAGTCCTTGCTGGGCCGGGCCACCGACGCGATCTGGGCCCGGTTCGACGAGCTGTGTCCCGAGCCCACCGGCGAGCTGCTGGCGCTGCGGCTGATGGCGGCGGCGAACCGCGACGACCCGGCTGCCGCGTCGCGAGACCTGGAGCGGGCCGCCGCGGTGGCCGAGGAGGCGGGCAACGCCGTGCTGGCCGAGTCGGCACGGGGCGCCCGGCTCCTGCTGCTCGCGCCGGCGGCCGCCGAGACCGCGCTCGAAGCCGTCGCCGACCGGGTGGCAGCGCTCGGCGACGCCGAAGGACACAGCTTCGCCTTGCTGCGGCTGGCCACCGCGCACTTCGCGCGGCAGGACTTCCCGGGCGCCCGGGAGGTCCTCGACCGCGCCGAGACCCCCATCCACGCGACCGGCAGACCCGAGCTGGCCGGGCTGTGGCTGGCCCGCCAGGCGGTCCTGTCCGCCAACCTGGGCGACCTTCCGCGGGCGATCGAGCTGGCCACGGAGGCCGCGGCGCGCTACACCGAAGCCGGGTCCCCGGAACGCACCGCGCACGCCCGGCTGCTGGCCGCGCGGTTCCGCCGGAGCCAGGGCGACGTCGAAGGCGCGTTCGCCGCCACCACCGGCATCGACGCCGGCACGGACCTGGGCATCCAGGCCCAGGTCAGCCGGCTCCGGGGGAAGCTGGCCCGGCGACTGGACCGCCCGGAAGACGCGATCGCGGCGTTCCACTCGGCGATCACGGACTTCACCGCGGCGGGCAAGCCGGTCGACGCGGCCGCCACCCGCGTCGACCTCGCACGGGTGTACCTGGACCTCGACCGCCCGGAGGACGCGGCGGCGGCCGTCACCGACGCGGAGCCGGTACTGGCCCGGGCCGGAGCCGGGCGGGACCTCGCGAACGGCCGGATGCTGCTGGGCCACGCGTATCGCGCTCTCGGCCGCCCGGAGCAGGCTTTGGCGTTGTTCGGTGCGGCGGCCGAGTACTTCGCCGTCGCCTCGCCGGCCGTCGCGGGCGAGGTGAGGGAGGCGCTGGCGGACGTCCTCACCGAGCTGGACCGCGACGCCGAAGCGGCGGCCGAGTACACCCGAGCGGCGGGGCACTTCGAGCAAGCAGGCCTGAAGTCATCCGAACTCCGCACACTGCGGCGAGCGCTGCTGTCCTGGCTCCGGGACGGCGACGCCGACCGGACGCTGACGGCGCTGGCCACCGCGGACGCGGCCGAGCCGGACCCCGCGGACCCGGACGCGGCGTGGGAGCGCGCGATGACCACGTTCGACGGCGCCCGAGTGCTGTCGGACCTGGGCCACCCGGCGGCGGCCTACACCCGAGCGACCACAGCGGCGGCCGAGCTGCGCGCGATCGACGCGACCCCGATGATCGCCGTGGCGGAGTTCCTGTGTGGACAGTTGCTGGTCGAACTCGGAAAGTTCGCCGAGGCCCGGGAAAAGCTGACCGAGACACTGGCCCTGCTGCCGGACCACGCGAGCCGCAAGCGGAGGGATGTCGAGGCGCTGCTGGCGGAACTGCCGGACTAG
- a CDS encoding DivIVA domain-containing protein has product MSLTPADVHNVAFSKPPIGKRGYNEDEVDAFLDLVETELARLIEDNNELRQQMEQLDAELESTRSELDSAKSAQPPMREEPSRRLAPVPPPASAMEQTQAHSMVADSGEPNVQAAKVLGLAQEMADRLTAEAKTESDGMLAEARTKSEQLLSDARAKSDSMVNEARTRVDTMLNDARTRAETLERQARDKATTLERESQRKYTETMNSLNSEKGGLGKKIEELRTIEREYRTRLRGFLESQLRELDDRGSAAPASASSNSGQSSGSSSGGQGYSFGPRAEAG; this is encoded by the coding sequence ATGTCGTTGACCCCCGCTGACGTGCATAACGTCGCGTTCAGCAAGCCGCCCATCGGCAAGAGGGGCTACAACGAGGACGAGGTGGACGCGTTCCTCGACTTGGTGGAGACCGAGCTGGCCCGCTTGATCGAGGACAACAACGAGCTGCGCCAGCAGATGGAGCAGCTCGACGCCGAGCTCGAATCGACTCGTAGTGAGCTCGACAGCGCGAAATCCGCACAGCCCCCGATGCGGGAAGAGCCGTCCCGGCGTCTCGCGCCGGTGCCGCCGCCGGCGTCCGCGATGGAGCAGACCCAGGCCCACTCGATGGTGGCCGACAGCGGCGAGCCCAACGTGCAGGCGGCCAAGGTCCTCGGGCTCGCCCAGGAGATGGCCGACCGGCTGACCGCCGAGGCGAAGACCGAGTCCGACGGGATGCTGGCCGAGGCCCGCACCAAGTCCGAGCAGCTGCTCTCGGACGCCCGGGCGAAGTCCGACTCGATGGTCAACGAGGCGCGCACGCGCGTCGACACGATGCTGAACGACGCGCGGACCCGTGCGGAGACGTTGGAGCGCCAGGCGCGCGACAAGGCCACCACGCTGGAACGCGAGTCGCAGCGCAAGTACACCGAGACGATGAACAGCCTGAACTCCGAGAAGGGCGGGCTGGGCAAGAAGATCGAAGAGCTGCGCACCATCGAGCGGGAGTACCGCACGAGGTTGCGCGGGTTCCTCGAGTCCCAGCTGCGCGAGCTCGACGACCGCGGCTCCGCCGCACCGGCCTCGGCTTCCTCGAACTCCGGGCAGTCGTCCGGATCGTCGAGCGGCGGCCAGGGCTACTCGTTCGGCCCCCGGGCCGAAGCGGGCTGA
- a CDS encoding YggT family protein has translation MWLVVWYVLFAFWLLLTARIVVELVRTFAREWHPAGGVAVTLETIYTVTDPPVRLFRRIIPMVRIGGVGLDLSIMVLLLVVFFAMQLATPS, from the coding sequence GTGTGGCTGGTCGTCTGGTACGTGCTGTTCGCGTTTTGGCTGTTGCTGACGGCACGTATCGTGGTCGAACTCGTCCGCACCTTTGCACGGGAGTGGCACCCGGCCGGAGGGGTTGCGGTGACGCTCGAGACCATCTACACAGTGACGGACCCGCCGGTTCGCCTGTTCAGGCGAATCATCCCGATGGTGCGGATCGGCGGCGTCGGACTGGACTTATCGATTATGGTTCTGCTGTTGGTTGTGTTCTTCGCGATGCAACTGGCGACTCCAAGTTGA
- a CDS encoding cell division protein SepF, which produces MSALQKLKAYFGMVPADDDGYDVEEDYRRGYADDEYDSYEEPAPRSRSRYRDSEDTYDEPVSRARSRSVPGSEPAVHGALAMDRQPEPVARLRPVTEPVVRQPVRDPLSRITTLHPTSYAEARAIGEHYREGIPVIMNLTEMDNADAKRLVDFAAGLAFALRGSMDKVTNKVFLLSPPDVDVTAEDRRRIAEGGLFLRG; this is translated from the coding sequence ATGAGCGCGCTGCAGAAGCTGAAGGCCTACTTCGGGATGGTGCCCGCTGACGACGACGGTTACGACGTCGAAGAAGATTATCGACGCGGCTACGCGGACGACGAGTACGACTCCTACGAGGAGCCTGCTCCTCGGTCGCGCTCACGGTACCGCGACAGCGAGGACACGTACGACGAGCCCGTCAGCCGAGCCCGTTCACGCTCCGTGCCCGGGTCGGAGCCCGCGGTCCACGGCGCGCTCGCCATGGACCGGCAGCCGGAGCCCGTGGCGCGCCTGCGACCGGTCACCGAGCCGGTCGTGCGCCAGCCGGTGCGTGACCCCTTGAGCCGGATCACGACGCTGCACCCGACGAGCTACGCGGAAGCGCGCGCCATCGGCGAGCACTACCGCGAGGGCATCCCGGTGATCATGAACCTCACCGAGATGGACAACGCGGACGCCAAGCGGCTCGTGGACTTCGCCGCCGGGCTCGCTTTCGCGCTGCGCGGGTCGATGGACAAGGTCACCAACAAGGTGTTCCTTCTCTCACCGCCCGATGTGGACGTGACCGCGGAGGACCGCCGGCGGATTGCCGAGGGCGGATTGTTTCTGCGCGGCTGA